The nucleotide window TTTTTCCAACATAGGTTTTGTAGCAGAAAAACTTTGCAACTGAGGTGATGGTGCGGATCTTTTTTCTTTGTCTTCACCTTTATATGCTGGTACAGAAGGAAGTTTTGCAACATGACTGATGTTGCAGAAATCTTCCTTGCAATAAATTGGATGTTGGAGAAAAAACACCACAAGCTCCAGCTGGACGGTGGTGAGGAGGAGCGATTTAAATCCGCGATTTAATATTTTGGAACTTCAAACGACCGACCAAAAAAACGATGTACGAAAACCATTGTAATGGACAAAAGAAGTGGAGAAACGATCCTTCTTTTAATATTAGGtagagatacacgatccaaaaaTTCCATGGTCAGCACCGATCGATCGACCAATATGGAGTGCATACGTGTCGTGATCATCAAGGGCTCGGCTTCGATCGTGTCCGCATATAACTTGATCAGATTTGCTATTTTTAGATGGAGCCGCTACGCGTCGGCTGGCGGATCTGTTTAAAAGATTTGCCACCTTGTGAGCCGTCGGATTGACAAAATCGAGCGGTTGCATGTCTTTCTTTACTTCACATCAGAGATCTTGTTGCAGAAATACTTGTAAAAAAGATTATTTTGTGGATTTTTTTTGCAACATAGGTGGTGTTGTGCGAATTTTTTTTGCAACACAAGTCGTGTTGCGGAATTTATTTTTCCGTCTCAATTTTTTTCCAACATAGGTTTTGTAGCAGAAAAACTTTGCAACTGAGGTGATGGTGCGGATCTTTTTTCTTTGTCTTCACCCTTATATGGTGGTATAGAAGGAAGTTTTGCAACATGACTGATGTTGCAGAAATCTTCCTTTTAATAAATTGGATGTTGGAGAAAAAACACCACGAGCTCCAGCTGGACGGTGGTGAGGGGAAGCGGTGCGACCCGCCCCGCCATCGCGTCGCCGCCGACGTGCGCCCGCCAGAAGGTGGTGATAGAGAAGAGGCGCCGCCCGTCCCCACCATTGCGCCGCCGCCGACAAACTTGCCATGTCACCATCCTCCTCACCAGCAAGATGTATCATTGATAGGCACTTGTATACGGGAGAGAGAGGTCGGGAAAGAGATGAAGTGAGGGAGAGAGACGAAGAGATAAGACGTGGGTGGCCACGTGTCAAGCAAAGGCAGCGGTGGATGTGGGCGTGAAAACAACCGGCTGACAGAAATCTTTTCCCTTTCTAGATACCTTGATACACAATTGAGAACGATTCATTTTTTGTCTGAGTTGTAAATGCACCCTCTCGACATGCAACTAGGGTTTAACCCTTTTGTCCCAGTTGCAACTCCACGCCCGACATGCAACTGTGAGCTCGTCTTTTTTTCTATCCTAACTGCAAGTCCCCACCTTCGTCACGCAATATTTTTTGGTGGGGCAACCATTTTTGTCCATAGTTGCAGGTCCACCCTTTTTGGTGGTGAAAaattgcaaataattaaacaaaactcccccataCTATTGTTGGTATGGACGGAACCCGAGGATTCGGCTAGCCATGACTTGTGTTTGAtagtggagggggagtaaacttTACTTTTACTGCTTGGGAACCACTGccaatgtgtttagcatggaagatattgataactctTGGTCGTAACGTTGACAATAAGGGTATGCCTCCCAAAATTATATTTATCTCTGATTTGAGCTTCGAGCTCTctcacctctgcaaatccctgcttctctctacgaagggcctatccatttgctttcatgttattttacttttatgttgagtcatcaccttctCAAGGAAGCACGAGACCTGAGAGCACTATTGTCATTCTCATGCATTGTGTATAGTTAATGTTAaatgcatcatgactggatctcttctaacatgaattataatgtctagtcgctgcttgaactttggaggtgctgtGCATTTATTTTTTGCGGTcgcagaaagggctagcgaggtaccatcattgtcataatatatcatgattgttttgacaaaGTGTTGGCATTTGAAATAACTTATTATTGATATGAGTGAATATAATCTTTAAGAGCTATCTTCTGCATGGTTAGTtatgatctttgctgaaaacctgtgTGCTATTTAAGCATATttataaacacaagaacaaaagaattcataaaagtttttctttgCCACTTTCAGTTTGTTAACTGAATTGATTGAGGACAAGCAATGAGTTAAGCTTggaggagttgatacgtctccatcgtatctacttttccaagcacttttgctcttgttttggactcaaatttgcatgatttgaataaaaCTAACCCAGACTAACATTGTATTCAGcaaaattaccatggtgttgtctTTGTGCAGAAATAAATTTTCTCGGAATTGGACGAAACTTTTTGAAGAAATATTTTAGAATAAATGAGTATTTTTGGAACCAAGATCCACTGGAGGGGGTGCCCCAGCAGtccactaggcaccagggcgtCCCCCCCtcaggcgcgccctggtaggTAGTGGGGCCCACGAGGCTCCACTGACCCTAATCTTGATcctataaattcctatttttggagaaaaaatagaggataaagtttcatcgtgtttcacgatacggagctgccgccacctcctgttcttcatcgagagggaagatctggagtccgttccgggctccggagagggggactcgccaccatcatcatcaccaaccctccttCATAACCAATtacatgatgctccccaccgggagcgAGTAATTTCTTCTTAGGATTGCTGGACGGTGAGGGATTGGATGGGATTCATCATGTAAtggagttagttttgttagggcttgatccctagtatccactatgttctgagattgttgttgctatgactttgctatgcttaatgcttatcactaggacgtgagtgccatgatttcagatctgaaccctATTTGTTTTCACCAAAATATTTATGTTCTTGATCCTACCATGCATGCTATACGCAACTACTACGAGTTTTGATCCGTGTACCCCAAGGTGCAACAATTGGAATTTTTTCCGGTGATTACCTTAGTTTGAGGTgctcatgtattcactatgtgttaatgctttgttctggttctttattaaaaggaggccttaatatcccttagttttcttATGGActccgctgccatgggagggtaggacaaaagatgtcatgcaagttcttttccattaGCACGGATAACTATTTACGTTttgcatgcctacattatatttatgaactggaacTAGTTCTGTGTGGCCCTaagttatgactgttatatgatgaatatcatctaGCAAAATCACCGATCCAGTGCCTTCGAGTTTTTCACAAATTGTTCTTACTAAGTTACTACTGTTGATGCTATTGTTACAACTGCTACAAAATTATTTCTATCATTGTTACCGTCACTACTGCTGTTACCACtgctatcaaaactatcatactactgtgctactgatcactttgctgcagatgtttaatctccaagtgtggttaaattgacaacacaactgctaatacttacaaatattctttgactccccttgtctcgaatctataaatttgggttgaatactctatccttaAAAACCGTTGTGATCCCCTATATACTTGTGGCTTATCATCGACCCAACCCATGATTGAGGGCCCGACATGGTTATCACCCCCTAGTTTAGGACATCGTCACatgccctcttgatggaggtaaaatcccTACTTCCTGCTCAATGCTTCATATAGTCAAGGTGATGGCATACACCATGTTACAACTAGGCCCTATAGAAAGTATAAATGACACACACATCCTTGCATTTTATAAAAATCACCCTAAAATGAAAAGAGAAAACGCAGTCGGGTCCTTGCCACACCTCGTTGGATACAATCGTCGTTGGTGCCGAGGTCGGGCCACTTGGTCCGGCGAGACCTCTGCAGCAGCGTGTGATGGCGTCCTGGATTTAGGGGTGCTAACCACGTCGGCTCCTGGACATATGGACCGGGCGGAGGACCCCCAAAGATTATCAACGCGTGGGCCACATTCGTTAGGCCTAGTAGCGCGAAGATGGAATCTTTCAAAGACTTGGTGCTTACTCCAAGATTTAGAGGTGATCTTCGACACGTTTATCCTTATATTTAACCGACCTATGTGTAACCCTAGGCACTCCTGATATTTATACAAGCCGAGGGGTGAGGACCATAGACGCCAACTCTGATACATACATGACATCGTGGTAGAACCCGTAACTTGTATTCCCTCCAAATAAATACAATCAAAGCATGGCATAGTGTATTATCTCTACGAGAGAGCCTGGACCTGGGTAAATCATGCATCCATGTCACCATCGTGCCAAGGCTACCAGCTCGGGTCCCCCTGCACGAGATCTGCTGGATTTGACTCCATCATCGGTGGCCCATGCAGGTCCCTCTGAGTAGTCGAAGCAATTCGATGGCACGCCTCCAGATGGACGATCAAGTTGGCTGCGGCATGACCTTTCAGCCAATCCTGGCCCCGCCACTGACCACAAAGCTGTGTCGGCGGCATCTACTGTGACCAGCTACTGATCTTCACTATGCCTACATCTAGTAGGCAGGGGGCATGGCCTTTGCCAACAATGGCCAAGGCCATCTCAGGTTCTTGCTACGCTTCCTCTTCAGCGCCTTCGTCAGGTAGAGAAAACAGGGCCGGTCTTGAGATTTTGGGGGCCCGGGGCGAAACTAAAATCCGGGGGCCCTTAACTAAAGCATCAAAATAATAGACTATGAAGAAAGTAGAAAACGATGCGTGATGCAAACTCATGTTTATTTCATGGGTGAACTACAACTGTAGGAGTATATTATTTTATGTACCAAAACGACAGAAAACTCTAGAATAGTCATAAAGAATTTGCATCCAAAATGCATAGTTGGATTCACATTTTTAGTTCTTGGAATGACTATGGCAAGACTATTAGTACAAATTAGAATATCTGAGAAATTAAATAGAGGAGCAAAATCCATACAGCTGATGTGAAAAATATTATTTCTTATATTAAAAAATTAAATACCTTCATAATTTTAAACAATAAATCTGTGGTGCCGCGATATTGCAAAGTTACTCCCACCTATAGCGAGTTGTGCAAATGATTAAATTAAGAGATAATTACCGGATTGTGCCGTCATTGCTCAGGTCATATATAAACCAACCGCCATGAGCAGCATCCAGAACCTGGTTCTTCCCTTGATCTACTTCATGATGAGATCTATACGAGGACCACCACATGAACACCAATATTAAACTGAAGAACTAGAACCATTAACTGTACTCTGTACAAACAAGGGACAATGTCGACCGGCCGGCAATACTCACCTCTACAGACGACACACAACAGCTCCGGCGCGCACCCGTCGCCCCGTCCGTTGAGATCTGGGCCTCCTCTCCTTGAGCAAGTTTTGGTTCATCCGTCATAATCCGGCCCTGTAGACAAAGCCCATAGCTTGGACTGCGAACGGCCAACCTCGAGAAAGACCACAGGCCATAGTGACACATATACACTGGTTAAACAATATTCCATTTTGCAAGACTGGGCCACGACTAGTATATGGTCCATCCGACGCGCTGCCCGGTTTGATGAGGTTTCCGTACATCGTTCACCGAAAGACACCCAAGTGTGTAACTTCCAGATAGTGGAAGGGGTCTGGTGTCTGCGTCAGGTTGACTGTCACCAATCTGTTAACTATAGGTGTAACCAGGTTGCCCACTTATCCCCCGATGAGGGTCAGCTTTAACTCTTAAACATTTTTTTTTGTGAACAGTGTTATATCCGGCTGGATATCTAATGGCGATTTGCGCTCCATAGCCAAATGACCTCCCGAAATCTTGTGCTAAGGCCATTGCCCGTTGATAAAGGGCTTCTGCGAAAACGGTCATTAATGAAACACCTTTCCAGAACGGCAAGTATATTGGCTTTGCTATAAATGAATATGGTTGTACATTACAAAACCTTAGCTGCACATTTCTAAAAGGGCAACTAGTGTAGATTACATGTACGTCCAACTGCAAACAAATCATCGAGTTTCATATCAAATATACACAATACAGTCAAACATACAACTAAAACTCTATAAATAAATAAAGCTGCACATCTGCGTAAACAAACGTGCAATTTTACAGTAATACGTATATAAATCAATCAAAATTGCTAAAGAACTGGCTAGAGCGAAAGTTCCACTGGACTCATTAGAAGTAAATTTTTAGTAATTTTATTCCCGCTAATCCGAGAAATGACTATCCCGTGCAGATGTACAGGTTGACGACCAGCTGATTTTATTTCTAACCAAATAATAGCCTGATACCTTTGGGAAAATATTAGGTGATACTAGGGAAAGTATCCGGTGATACCAGCCCTCACATACTGCCATGCTACCAACTTacaaaattcaaatttaaacatgtcaaaaaattctgaaaaaaatcaTGGATGTTCACAACATACATCTCGACGGCCACTAAAACATCCAGATCGAAATTCGAAATACAAATGGAGAAACAAAAAAAAGACAAATCCATCATAAATAGTGTcatgaatttgtcttttttgtttctctATGTGTATGTTGaattttgatctgaatttttttAGCGATTGTCAACATCTGTTTATTTCCAGAATTCTTGACATGCTTAAATTTGAATTTTGTAACTTGGTAGCATTTGAGGGAAAATATCAGCTAATACCTTTAATCCATGATGACCAGTTGGTTTCTAGTTAATCAAATAACTTGATACCTTTAATCCGAATCCCTTTGCCCACATCCTCACACTCCTTGACGTGGTGAGACAGCTCTTCCTTGTTCACCACCTTCCCCTGGCACTGCACATCGGGGGTCATGTGGAAGCACGGCTCCATGGACACGGCGCGCACGCACGGCGGCTCGGGCACCTTGCCATCGTCTTTCGGGATCATCAGCATCGTCGGCCGCAGTCCTGCGAGGCTGCTGCTCATGTAGCCGAACGTTGACACCCCCGTGGTGAGCAGCACGTTAGAGAAGCTGAGCAGGTAGATCTCCGCGAGCACCTTCTGGTTGTGCGAGCGTTGCCCCATTATCTGCTGCTCCTCGTGGGTCGGCTGGAACACCCCCACCATGCCGCCGCCCCTGGCTGCGTGCTCATAGTACGTCGACTTGATCCTGTCGTAGTAGTCTGCTTGCAGCGACGTGATCAAGACTGCCTTGGATTTGGAATTGGAGCCACTGCTCGCCGCGGCGTCAACGTCGATGTCTGGCAGTATGTGCTCCCGTCGGGAGCACGCCATGATTTGATTGTACATGTCGTCGACGGGGATGGATGCCCAGGAAAACATCCTGATCTGCACGCCGATCCTCTCCTCCGCCTGGGCCATGTACGTGTGGTAGTACCTGGTGATCATGCCCCAGACGGAGTTGGACGGGTGGAACAGGTACCGGCCGAGAAGATGCGACACGCTCTCCTTGGCTGGGAACAGCCTCCGGAGCTCACCTTCGAACTCGGCCATGTCGTACAGCGCCGGCACGAAGTAGAAGTCGCTCTGCAGCAGCAGCCAGTTCACCTTGGCCAGCACGAGCTGGTCGTCGTTGCAGTAGAAGAGCCGGTCCGAGCGCCGGAGGTCGTGCGCCAGGTGCAGGTACACGTACGGCGGCACCGATTGCGCCGTCGCCTTGGCCGGGTCGTTGTCGATTTTCTTGCCGTCTAGGAGGTTCCCGTACGACTGGTTGGAGCGCACCCCGAGCCGGGATATGTCGGCGACGGGGAAGTCCGGCGGGAGCACCCAGGTCGAATTCGCACCGGGGAACGGCTCGCAGAAGAGGCCGGAGAAGTCGTCCGGGGAGTGTACGAGGAGGACGCGGTCGGTGAGGAGCGCGTAGAGGAACGTGCTGAGCAGCGACAGCATCCGATTGCCGAGGCCATTGTAGGGGATCCACACGAGGTAGTTGCACTCCTTGTCGTCCCCCGTGCTGCTGCCGCCGTCGGACCGGAGGTGATCGACGGACTTGGCGTACGTCGGCGTGCCGGGGCCGCACTTGCTGTGCCGCGCCTCGTAGTCGCGCAGCTTACGCAGGAGGTGCGGCGAAGGCGCGTACGGGGAGTGCTTGTAGTAATGCGGGGACTGGTACCGGCTCAGGCACGCGCGTCGGTCAAAGCCCAGCGAGAGAAGGCTGCCAAACAGCTCGTCTACACCGGCGGCGCTCTGACGAGAGACGTTCAGTAATCCTGAGGAATTATCAAACACAAGAATTGTAACGTGTTTACCAATTTGATGTGAGACGATCACGAGATTAAATTCGATCAAGCATGAGCAGGCTTGCGTTGTGGGGATCGCTAAAGTGGACGACATTGCACCTAATCATGGGCATGCAAATCACAAGAGAGAGCTTGCTTGTACCTTCACCCATCAAGGTCGGCCGGGCGGCGTTCTGCCACTCGGCCAGCGTACCCGCCCGACGGCCGAAGTGGAGCACCATGAACGGCAGCGTGAACAGGCACACGAtgtgtgacgcccgggtaattaagttACAGTAATCCtcactaatgatgccacgtcacctctgtcactgtacTTAATCTCGGGTTAAATCAAAACGGTTTCGAAATTCAATTCAAAATTATGATggtaataaaagttttcaaaaaaattaatcaaactaaaatgttcgggggTTGTCAAATATTACAAGGTTAGTTATGGTGGGGTGCACACATTTTTATAAAGTGTCTGAATATTTTAAAATGAAATAAGACAAAAGagaaaatacaaaagagaaaaaCTAAAACCTAAGCTAACAGGAAAAAAAAAGAGGGAACCCCCCCCTCCCACGGCCCACTGGCCCAACTGGTCGGCCAGCCCGCCAGGCCCACCCGGCCACCCCCCACTCTCTCCATAACCCCCTGGAGGCCGAAACCTAACCCGTAACCCCCCACCGACACCTACCACTCCCCCTCCCCTCgtctggatctggatcgggggatcccgatcccctcgccccacttccccgcgcgcccgccgccgcctggaACCGCCTGACGCCGCCCGGAACCCCGTCCCCGGACCCCCCCCCCTCGCCGGCCTGCATCCTCCTCGCCGGACCGTCCCCATCTCTCCACCCCGAGCCCCATTGCCCCGATCCCTACACCCCTCGGTGAGCCCCGCCGCCGCGCTAGTCTCTGCCGCCCCCCTGCTACTCTGCCGCTGCCGCGCGACCTCGCCTACGCTGTGGCTGCTGGCGCCGCCTCTCCTCCTCTCTGCCCTCTACACGCGCCGTCAGTGAGCCCTGCTGGCTCGCGCCCACGGCGGCCTCGCCTCACGCCCGAACCACCTCGCCGCCGTCGATCCCGTGGCGCTCGACTCCGGCCACCACAGCCTCCGCAGTCACCCCCATTCGCTCCGCCGTCGTCTTGCCGTTCGAATGCGACCGGTCCCGCCCATTTTGGTGGCCTGCAGACGAAACCCGCCACTCACCCGAGCCCCGACGTCCGCCTCTCTCCTCGCCGGCGACAGCTCCGGCGGCCTCGGGAcgaaccaccaccaccactagatgcgcgtCTTCGCGCTTGTTCGAACGGGCCCAGGCACGCGCGGATCCGTGCCCTGAGCACAAATCCTGGCGAACTCCGGCGGGTCGGCGCCGTGCttttggtcgccggcggcgagagCCGGCCCTGCTGACCTGGCACCGCGGGTCCCACCACCTGGGCCACTGACTGGTGGGCCAAGGGCCCCCCCTGTTGAcctgttgactgggtcaactgctGACTGGGCCGCCCCTATCTCACTGACCTATAGGCTCCACTTCaataaacaaaataaaataaaaatgaattaataaaattaataattaattagttaattaattagtgaactaattaagttaattaatcttgtttaactaatctaattaaGTAGATAGTTTAATTAAACCCTAGTTAGACTAATCAGTCAATGACGAATGGGACCCACaagtcaggttgaccaggtcaaccgctgacgtcatgctgacgtcatgatgatgtcagcaaagactattctggataatgttgatttaattaattaaataaatcctaaaaatgatttaaatctttagaaaatcatatcttttaatccgtaactcgaaTTAAAATATTTttaacatgaaagttgctcagaacgacgagacgaatccggatacgcaacccgttcgtccgccacacccctctaacctatcgaactcgcaactttccccctccggctcctctgtccgaaaacgcgaaacaccggggatactttcccggatgttatcccccttcaccggtatcacctactaccgcgttagggcacctctaacgccgtaacttgtcttgtcatgcatcactatgcatatgcttgcattatatttattgtttcttccccctcttctctctctagacaccgagaccgacgccgctgctaccccgtacgactacggagttgacgacccctctctcttgccagagcaaccaggcaagcccccccccctttgatcaccagatatcgcctactcttctctatactgcttgcattagagtagtgtagcatgttactgcttcccgttaatcctatattgatgcatagcctgtccttgctactactgttgttacctttacctgcaatcctaatgcttagcataggatgctagtattttcatcagtggccctacatccttgtccgtctgccatgctatactatagggccgtgatcactcgggagttgatcacgggtatatactatatgctttatacatgatacatgtggtgactaaagacgggtcggcttgtggagcacccgcgagtgattcacggattgggggctgaaaggacctttgtcccaacggccctctgtgtggatctttgaggcggagcgacagggcaggttccgaccacctaggagagaggtgggcctggtcctggtcggcgttcgcggatacttaacacgcttaacgagatctgggtatttgatctgagtctggccatttggtctatacgcactaaccatctacgcgggagtagttatgggtatcccggcgtcgtggtatcagccgaagccttcttgacgtcagcgacggagcggcgcgcgctggattggactggaacgccactaggctaggtctgcttccggccgcccacgcaacgtgcaggtgtgctaagggcgatgggcccagacccctgggcgcttaggtttagaccggcgtgctgacctctctgttggtctaggtggggctgcgacatgttgatcttccgaggccgggcatgacccaggaaagtgtgtccggccaaatgggatcgagcgtgttggggtatgtggtgcacccctgcagggaagttaatctattcgaatagccgtaatcttcggtaacaggacgacttggagttgtactttgaccttatgacaactagaaccggatacttaataaaacacacccttccaagtgccagatacaaccggtggtcgctctctcacagggcgacgaggggaggatcatcggttagggttatgctatgcgatgttacttggaggacttcagtctactctcttctacatgctgcaagacggaggctgccagaagcgtagtcttcgaaaggactagctatccccctcttattccggctttctgcagtccagcccacatataatagccttattccagttgataccaatgcatacatatgtagtgtagctccttgcttgcgagtactttggatgagtactcacggttgctttctccccctttttccccctttcctttcttcctggttgtcgcaaccagatgttggagcccaggagccagacgccaccgtcgacgacgactcctactacaccggaggtgcctactactacgtgatgcccgctgacgacgaccaggagtagttaggaggatcccaggcaggaggcctgcgcctctttcgatctgtatcccagtttgtgctagccttcttaaggcaaacttgtttaacttatgtctgtactcagatattgttgcttccgctgactcgtctatgatcgagctcttgtattcgagccctcgaggcccctggcttgtaatatgatgcttgtatgacttattttaattgtagagttgtgttgtgatatcttcccgtgagtccttgatcttgatcgtacacatttgcgtgcatgattagtgtacggtcaaatcgggggcgtcacacgaTGAGCACCACACCCATCCTGCCCATCCTATCCCTCCACCTTGCCACATGCCTCGCAGGGCATGCCGGGTCCGCCACCGGATGATCTTCCGCCTTCTTGTTGCCACCCATGTCCATCATCTCCATATAGCATATCCATATATACGTCACCCGATCGAGCTGCGAAGTCCCCATGGTTTTAACAAGATCCATACCTTGTCATTATAGAACTGTGCGCATTAGCCAATTCACCCACAAGCTCAAGCTGATGAGAAAAGGTGGGCTATGCATTTATACATCAACAATCATGATCCTTTTGTCAAGATTCTGTGCTATGCTTTTTATTTTCCCTGTTTCATGATTTCTTAGGCTCGCCCCTGTTTAAAGGTAAGTAGATTTTTCTATTGGGCTTGAAGGCCTTTACCCATCACCTATATTTTTTTGTTTGTCGGTGGttttaatttcctttttatttttagTCGGTTTTTCTTTTCTCTACATGTATATTTTTGGCATGTTGGTGAGTGGAAATGTATACACGCAAGTACTACATGGTATATGTATAAGTAACACCAAAGTGTGAAAATTGCACTGTTATATGCTTGTTCTTTGCATATTCAAAAAGTGCAACTTCAGTGCAAAGTTGGGTgattctttctttctttctttctttctttcttcttaaagggtaATAACAATGCCATCAATTAATCTTTTCTAAACTTGATCATTTcagttttgttttattttttattttatttttattcttccTAAAAGACAATACAAAAGGCGCTAATTcattctttcttataaaacttcaTTATTTTAATTTTGTGTTAggttttattttagttttttatttcttttttaatGGTAATACCAATGTCACTAATTCATTCCATCTTAGAAATCTTCCTTTTTAGTGTAAGTTCCACTATCATATTTATATGTTTATTCTTGCATATTATTAAAAAAACATCATTTTTGTGTTAATTGTTTATCAATTTTTCATCAATTTTTCATCAAtttttaattttatttattttaaaggGTAATATGCATGCACTAATTTATATACTGATTTTATTTTAGTTTACATTTAATTTTCTTCCATTCTTCCTTAGAAAACTTCATATTTAAATTTTCCATTAGTTTctat belongs to Triticum urartu cultivar G1812 chromosome 7, Tu2.1, whole genome shotgun sequence and includes:
- the LOC125518173 gene encoding probable fucosyltransferase 8, with the protein product MGLGVERWGREDYCNLITRASHIVCLFTLPFMVLHFGRRAGTLAEWQNAARPTLMGEGLLNVSRQSAAGVDELFGSLLSLGFDRRACLSRYQSPHYYKHSPYAPSPHLLRKLRDYEARHSKCGPGTPTYAKSVDHLRSDGGSSTGDDKECNYLVWIPYNGLGNRMLSLLSTFLYALLTDRVLLVHSPDDFSGLFCEPFPGANSTWVLPPDFPVADISRLGVRSNQSYGNLLDGKKIDNDPAKATAQSVPPYVYLHLAHDLRRSDRLFYCNDDQLVLAKVNWLLLQSDFYFVPALYDMAEFEGELRRLFPAKESVSHLLGRYLFHPSNSVWGMITRYYHTYMAQAEERIGVQIRMFSWASIPVDDMYNQIMACSRREHILPDIDVDAAASSGSNSKSKAVLITSLQADYYDRIKSTYYEHAARGGGMVGVFQPTHEEQQIMGQRSHNQKVLAEIYLLSFSNVLLTTGVSTFGYMSSSLAGLRPTMLMIPKDDGKVPEPPCVRAVSMEPCFHMTPDVQCQGKVVNKEELSHHVKECEDVGKGIRIKGIKLFD